A single Bacteroidota bacterium DNA region contains:
- a CDS encoding histidine kinase has translation MKRMRFYRILSNPFVLGLFFFLAILYFITGLFPAYRLDLVHLQTNSESDIIVYDDLDFDGISEQVKFDSGYEEFFTILISRQGKIINHIRIDGNLKGNDRFTFCDRDNDGIKEIYALSFINDSIVLHCVHGFDSDYKIESIGISKCNTYNEVTTSGVINPHFEDINGDGVKDFVCMIASGYGIFPRNIFVYDFAKELLIRSPESCAGLDDYIIADLNGDHLKEIIITLNQAYGNCKSETFPDDFSCWVMVLDHNLNWFIKPVSLGMHPSMLLFQPLGRIPRHFIGMHIHRGWQEDTSKVFLMDQTGRILKKRFLEKQDYTTDYQFVRFDDYPNPICIENSGRIYMVDSSLQFIIVGELERMKIASFLREDLDCDGHDEFVISPFDRKEIIVYDDRFRIKASLKGIDIEDRFYYSKYETGSDEPLFSIYTDGQLYTLRYYKNPLYFLKFLTFILIYLGFVAIIYLIGRIQRQRLIQEYNRKRRMSELQVLSIQKQISPHFTLNILNSIGALINRNDKERMQTLLGKYSKILRYSLMNSDNIAVTLSEELEQVSNYLFLERFRMDGKFDYEVVVDEQTDREYRIPKTMLFTFVENAVKHGIRPMEDDGGMIRIKIKQAGKQIILRITDNGIGREKAASLPSLSTGKGLRILDEIIRIYSDLEKVRIRYWIEDLSPGNINPGTKVKIIVPLKY, from the coding sequence ATGAAACGCATGCGTTTTTACCGGATATTAAGCAATCCTTTCGTCCTGGGGCTTTTCTTTTTCCTGGCGATATTATATTTTATAACCGGGTTGTTTCCTGCATACAGGCTCGATTTGGTTCATTTGCAAACGAATTCTGAAAGTGATATCATTGTATACGATGATCTTGATTTTGATGGTATTAGTGAACAGGTAAAGTTTGATTCCGGTTATGAGGAGTTTTTTACTATCCTGATTTCCAGGCAGGGTAAAATAATTAACCACATCAGGATTGATGGCAATTTAAAAGGAAATGATCGTTTTACTTTTTGTGATCGGGATAATGATGGAATTAAAGAAATTTATGCATTGTCTTTTATTAACGACAGCATAGTTTTACATTGTGTTCATGGATTTGATTCGGATTACAAAATTGAAAGCATAGGGATTTCAAAATGCAATACTTACAATGAAGTCACTACTTCCGGAGTAATAAATCCTCATTTTGAGGATATTAATGGGGATGGAGTTAAAGATTTTGTGTGCATGATCGCTTCAGGATACGGTATTTTCCCCAGAAATATTTTTGTTTATGATTTTGCGAAAGAACTTCTCATCAGATCCCCTGAAAGTTGCGCCGGTCTTGATGATTATATTATTGCTGATTTGAATGGCGATCATCTCAAGGAGATTATAATAACCCTTAATCAGGCTTATGGTAACTGTAAATCTGAAACATTTCCGGATGATTTTTCATGCTGGGTTATGGTTTTGGATCACAATCTGAATTGGTTTATTAAGCCTGTTTCACTTGGGATGCATCCTTCTATGTTGCTCTTTCAGCCACTTGGCAGAATTCCACGGCATTTTATCGGGATGCATATTCATAGAGGATGGCAGGAAGATACTTCGAAGGTTTTTCTCATGGATCAAACGGGAAGGATATTGAAAAAGCGATTCCTGGAAAAACAGGACTACACTACTGATTATCAATTTGTGCGCTTTGATGATTATCCTAATCCTATTTGCATCGAAAATTCAGGTCGAATTTATATGGTTGACTCTTCTCTGCAGTTCATTATTGTAGGGGAATTGGAGAGGATGAAAATTGCTAGTTTCCTTCGCGAGGATTTAGATTGTGATGGGCACGATGAGTTTGTTATCAGTCCGTTTGATCGTAAAGAGATCATTGTTTATGATGATCGATTCAGAATAAAAGCTTCCTTGAAAGGAATTGACATCGAAGACAGGTTCTATTACAGTAAGTATGAAACCGGCTCGGATGAACCCTTATTTTCCATTTATACCGATGGACAATTATATACGCTGAGATATTATAAGAATCCCTTATATTTTTTGAAATTCCTCACATTCATCCTGATATACCTCGGTTTTGTAGCAATAATTTACCTGATAGGCAGAATACAGCGTCAGAGGCTTATTCAGGAATACAACCGTAAACGAAGAATGTCGGAGCTGCAGGTATTGTCAATCCAAAAACAGATCAGTCCTCACTTTACCCTGAATATCCTGAATTCAATTGGTGCGCTGATTAACCGGAACGACAAGGAAAGGATGCAAACCCTGCTGGGAAAATATTCCAAAATCCTCAGATATTCCCTGATGAATAGCGATAACATTGCCGTAACACTCTCTGAGGAACTGGAGCAGGTGAGTAATTACCTCTTTCTTGAAAGATTCAGGATGGACGGAAAGTTTGATTATGAGGTAGTTGTTGATGAACAGACCGACCGGGAATACAGAATACCCAAGACTATGTTGTTTACTTTTGTTGAAAACGCCGTTAAACATGGCATCCGGCCAATGGAAGATGATGGCGGGATGATACGGATTAAAATAAAGCAAGCCGGCAAACAAATCATCCTGCGAATCACTGATAACGGGATAGGACGGGAAAAGGCTGCATCCCTGCCCAGTTTATCCACAGGGAAAGGACTCAGGATTCTGGATGAGA
- a CDS encoding alpha/beta fold hydrolase has translation MNLFFRKYGQGKPLIILHGIFGISDNWVTFGKRIAGKGFEVFIPDQRNHGKSMHHHTFNYYALVDDLHEFIEEHGIQDPILMGHSMGGKVVMRYALENPELVSKVVIVDVSLRTYVTQNYHRSLIRAMQSADLENAGTRKEVEDQLAPQIKSERILQFIIKNLYWRERNKLDWRLNLKALDENLESMYDGVFYSTRYTGPALFIRGGKSDYIIDDDIKAIEEKFPNATIQTIPEGTHWVHADDPEEFFAIVAGFLES, from the coding sequence ATGAATCTTTTTTTCAGGAAATACGGACAGGGAAAACCGCTGATCATACTCCACGGTATCTTTGGCATTTCTGACAACTGGGTGACATTCGGTAAACGAATTGCCGGAAAAGGCTTTGAGGTTTTCATTCCCGATCAGCGTAACCATGGTAAATCCATGCATCATCATACTTTCAATTATTATGCTTTGGTCGACGACCTCCATGAATTCATTGAAGAACATGGCATACAGGATCCTATTCTGATGGGGCATTCCATGGGAGGAAAAGTAGTTATGCGTTATGCGCTTGAGAATCCTGAATTGGTGAGTAAAGTCGTGATCGTGGATGTTAGCCTGCGCACATATGTGACCCAGAACTACCATCGCAGCCTGATCAGAGCCATGCAATCGGCTGATCTTGAAAATGCGGGCACCAGGAAGGAAGTCGAGGATCAATTAGCACCTCAGATCAAGTCCGAAAGGATCCTGCAGTTCATCATAAAAAACCTTTACTGGAGAGAAAGAAACAAACTTGACTGGAGATTAAACCTAAAAGCTTTGGACGAAAACCTGGAATCGATGTACGATGGTGTTTTCTATTCAACGCGCTATACAGGTCCGGCACTGTTTATCAGAGGAGGCAAATCGGATTATATTATTGATGATGACATCAAAGCCATTGAGGAAAAATTTCCCAACGCAACCATACAAACCATACCGGAAGGTACTCATTGGGTCCACGCCGATGATCCTGAAGAATTTTTTGCGATAGTTGCCGGATTTCTGGAAAGTTAA
- a CDS encoding pyridoxine 5'-phosphate synthase, translating to MTRLSVNINKIATLRNARGGNVPDLLKAARDIERFGAQGITVHPRPDERHIRYNDVRLLKPLVKTEFNIEGNPTNDFIRLVMEVIPHQVTLVPDDPGQLTSDHGWDTLKHKSFLQEVIKEFHSKGIRVSIFVDPDPQMIRHAKETGTDRVELYTESYASGYHHDRDKAISPFVEAAKVAVETGIGLNAGHDLDLENLRFFAQNIPGLLEVSIGHALISDALYFGLENAVQLYLKELNYE from the coding sequence ATGACACGGCTTAGCGTTAACATCAACAAGATCGCCACCCTTCGCAATGCACGCGGAGGGAATGTCCCCGACCTTCTTAAGGCGGCCAGGGACATTGAGCGTTTCGGTGCCCAGGGTATTACCGTACACCCACGCCCCGATGAAAGACATATACGGTACAATGATGTAAGGCTGCTAAAACCCCTGGTTAAAACAGAATTCAATATCGAGGGTAACCCTACAAACGATTTTATCCGCCTTGTCATGGAAGTAATTCCCCACCAAGTGACCCTGGTACCCGACGATCCCGGACAATTAACTTCCGATCATGGATGGGATACCTTGAAACATAAAAGCTTTCTTCAGGAAGTCATCAAGGAATTTCATAGTAAAGGTATCCGCGTCTCCATTTTTGTCGACCCTGACCCACAAATGATCCGGCATGCAAAGGAGACCGGAACCGACAGAGTCGAACTCTATACCGAAAGCTATGCCTCCGGATATCACCATGACCGCGATAAAGCCATCTCCCCTTTTGTTGAAGCTGCAAAAGTTGCAGTGGAAACAGGGATAGGCCTTAATGCAGGCCACGACCTCGACCTGGAAAACCTGCGGTTTTTTGCCCAAAACATTCCTGGATTGCTCGAAGTCTCCATCGGACATGCTCTGATAAGTGACGCTCTGTATTTCGGTCTGGAAAATGCGGTTCAGCTTTATCTCAAGGAACTGAATTATGAATAG
- a CDS encoding MFS transporter, whose protein sequence is MTNTIIRNRNLHIVFSITLMAILGVASLSPVLPKVQEVFNLNPQQVGYLMMYFTLPGVVLTPFLGVLADRLGRKAVIIPSLFLFGISGAACGFMKTYEWLLVMRFIQGMGAASLGALNVTLVGDLFSGRDRAVAMGYNASALSIGTALYPAIGGVMAIGAWYYPFFLPILAIPVGIWVSCCLNNPEPQKNQKFLLYLKNTAGYLVQKEVIGLFLLLVLTFIILYGTYLTYIPVMLGDRFHTEAYFIGLILSSSSFATAIASAFVGKLFDKFSHIVIFIVAYFLYAVSLILIPFVRSEWELLFPVILFGIAQGINIPALQTLMANKAPLEYRGIFLSFNGMVLRFGQTIGPLIIGVVYVAWGHAWAFYTGGGIAALMIIIVLLFIRKK, encoded by the coding sequence ATGACAAACACTATTATCCGTAACCGCAATCTTCACATTGTATTCAGTATCACATTGATGGCCATTCTTGGAGTGGCCTCTTTATCCCCTGTTTTGCCTAAGGTCCAGGAAGTATTTAATCTCAATCCTCAGCAGGTTGGCTATTTGATGATGTATTTTACTCTTCCGGGAGTTGTTCTTACCCCTTTTCTTGGTGTTTTGGCAGACAGACTGGGCAGAAAGGCGGTGATTATTCCTTCTCTCTTTCTGTTCGGAATTTCCGGTGCAGCTTGTGGTTTCATGAAAACCTATGAATGGTTGCTGGTGATGAGATTTATTCAGGGTATGGGAGCTGCTTCACTGGGTGCATTGAATGTAACCCTGGTTGGGGATTTGTTTTCCGGAAGGGATAGGGCCGTTGCCATGGGATATAATGCAAGTGCCCTTAGTATTGGGACTGCTCTCTATCCTGCTATTGGAGGCGTTATGGCAATAGGGGCCTGGTATTATCCGTTTTTTCTGCCCATCCTGGCAATACCTGTTGGCATATGGGTGTCGTGTTGCCTGAATAATCCTGAACCACAGAAAAACCAGAAGTTTTTACTTTACCTGAAAAACACTGCAGGTTATCTGGTGCAAAAAGAAGTGATCGGGTTGTTTCTCCTTTTGGTGTTGACTTTTATCATTCTATACGGGACTTATTTGACCTATATTCCTGTTATGCTTGGAGACCGTTTTCATACGGAGGCATATTTTATCGGGCTGATATTATCTTCCTCCTCCTTTGCTACCGCAATAGCCTCGGCTTTTGTTGGAAAATTATTTGATAAATTCTCCCATATTGTAATTTTTATCGTTGCTTACTTTCTTTATGCCGTTTCATTGATCCTGATTCCTTTTGTAAGATCGGAATGGGAATTACTTTTTCCGGTCATCTTATTTGGCATTGCCCAGGGCATCAATATTCCTGCATTGCAAACATTGATGGCGAATAAAGCCCCGCTCGAATACAGGGGTATATTTTTATCTTTCAATGGAATGGTGTTAAGGTTTGGTCAAACCATCGGTCCATTAATAATAGGTGTTGTTTATGTCGCCTGGGGCCATGCCTGGGCGTTTTATACAGGAGGCGGCATTGCTGCCCTGATGATCATAATCGTGCTATTGTTCATCCGCAAAAAGTAG
- the dtd gene encoding D-tyrosyl-tRNA(Tyr) deacylase, with amino-acid sequence MRAVIQRVARASVSIEGNICGKIEKGILILLGIEEADESTDIEWLSGKISRLRIFDDESGVMNLSITEACGDIMIVSQFTLHASTKKGNRPSYIKAARPEKAIPLYEMFIRQMHLDTNRQPQTGEFGAMMKVELVNDGPVTIIIDSRNRE; translated from the coding sequence ATGCGTGCAGTAATCCAAAGAGTTGCCAGGGCCTCGGTCAGCATTGAAGGGAATATTTGCGGAAAAATTGAAAAAGGTATATTGATCCTCCTGGGAATTGAAGAAGCAGATGAATCCACAGATATTGAATGGCTTAGCGGGAAAATATCCCGACTCAGAATTTTTGATGACGAAAGTGGGGTAATGAACCTCTCCATCACGGAAGCATGCGGCGACATAATGATTGTCAGTCAGTTTACCTTACATGCCAGTACTAAAAAAGGTAACCGCCCTTCCTACATCAAGGCTGCACGCCCGGAAAAAGCAATTCCCTTGTATGAAATGTTCATACGTCAGATGCATCTTGACACAAACAGACAGCCTCAAACCGGTGAATTCGGGGCCATGATGAAAGTGGAACTGGTTAATGATGGACCCGTTACCATAATCATTGATAGCAGGAACAGGGAATGA
- a CDS encoding metallophosphoesterase, whose amino-acid sequence MKRFYLLVITALILSFPGMTQVPHAFKYQAVARDASGNVLVNQQVGIELGILAETANGTAVYKETHTAQTNAHGLISLEVGHGTVTLGDFSLIDWFAHDYFIEVAIDATGGSNYQVMGSSQLLSVPYALNAGNVANVNDADADPTNELIQGAELSGTNLILNDAAGTHTVDLSSMLIMTDSQGNRWKMGVDTNGNLTTTKIRAKIMVISDPHYFEPSLLISDGPAFQTYLAHDRKLIAESHAIMEASVNSILAEMPDIVILPGDLTKDGEKLSHEGVASFLQQLEAAGIQVFVCPGNHDVNNPHSFSYDYDTVYHVPSVTPQEFETIYGNFGFNEAIYSDPNSLSYVAEPMEDLWILSMDVCDYDTNFYYPTTHGRFKPETLAWVEERLQEAEANGKMVLGMMHHGLMEHYMGQATLFWEYVVMDYENVSTLLAQNGLKVVFTGHYHAQDIVKKTVENDFIFDIETGSTVTSPCPLRVIHLTDNNMMEIISRKIETINYPIPGNIPFQKYAHEYMVSGITLIAKYMLMAPPYSLPEELATMLSPVMGEAFAQHYGGDESAPTPQSQAIIDVLLNSGDPMQIMLGQAIMAIFMDLPPADNTVTIDLNTGSTN is encoded by the coding sequence ATGAAAAGATTTTACTTGTTAGTTATCACAGCGCTTATTCTTTCCTTTCCTGGAATGACTCAGGTACCGCATGCATTCAAATATCAGGCTGTTGCCCGTGATGCTTCCGGGAATGTCCTGGTCAATCAACAGGTAGGAATTGAGTTGGGCATCCTGGCTGAAACCGCCAACGGAACTGCAGTTTATAAAGAAACTCACACGGCGCAGACCAATGCACATGGTTTGATTAGCCTCGAAGTGGGTCATGGAACGGTTACATTGGGTGATTTTTCTCTGATTGATTGGTTTGCTCATGATTATTTTATCGAAGTTGCCATTGATGCAACGGGTGGTTCCAATTATCAGGTTATGGGATCATCGCAGCTCCTTTCCGTACCTTACGCTCTCAATGCCGGAAACGTAGCAAATGTTAATGATGCAGATGCTGATCCCACCAATGAATTGATTCAGGGTGCAGAACTAAGCGGAACTAACCTTATCCTGAATGATGCTGCCGGAACCCATACGGTTGATCTGAGTTCCATGCTCATTATGACCGATTCCCAGGGTAATCGTTGGAAAATGGGTGTTGATACCAATGGAAACCTCACTACTACGAAGATCCGTGCAAAAATTATGGTCATTTCCGACCCGCATTATTTTGAACCTTCACTTCTGATCAGCGATGGACCGGCTTTCCAAACTTACCTGGCTCATGATCGTAAGCTGATTGCTGAAAGCCATGCCATTATGGAAGCTTCAGTTAATTCTATTTTGGCAGAAATGCCCGATATTGTTATCCTTCCAGGTGATTTAACAAAGGATGGTGAAAAGCTTAGCCATGAAGGTGTAGCATCATTTCTCCAACAGCTTGAGGCAGCAGGCATTCAGGTTTTCGTTTGCCCGGGTAACCATGATGTGAACAACCCCCACTCCTTCAGTTATGATTATGATACGGTATATCATGTTCCAAGCGTAACTCCTCAGGAATTTGAAACTATTTACGGCAATTTTGGCTTTAATGAAGCAATTTACTCCGATCCTAATTCTCTTAGCTATGTAGCTGAACCAATGGAAGATCTTTGGATACTTTCTATGGATGTTTGCGATTATGATACGAACTTCTATTACCCTACAACCCATGGACGGTTTAAACCTGAAACCCTTGCCTGGGTTGAAGAACGACTCCAGGAAGCTGAAGCGAACGGCAAAATGGTATTGGGAATGATGCATCATGGATTAATGGAGCATTATATGGGACAAGCTACCCTTTTCTGGGAATATGTTGTTATGGATTATGAAAATGTATCCACCCTGTTGGCTCAGAATGGCTTGAAAGTGGTTTTTACAGGCCATTATCACGCGCAGGATATCGTAAAGAAGACTGTTGAGAATGATTTTATTTTCGACATCGAAACAGGTTCTACTGTTACTTCTCCATGCCCGTTGCGTGTTATTCATCTGACTGATAACAATATGATGGAAATAATTTCCCGGAAAATAGAAACGATTAACTATCCCATACCGGGTAATATTCCTTTTCAAAAGTATGCCCATGAATATATGGTATCCGGTATTACTTTGATTGCAAAATACATGCTGATGGCACCACCTTATTCACTTCCTGAAGAACTTGCCACCATGCTGTCACCGGTTATGGGAGAAGCTTTTGCGCAACACTATGGCGGAGATGAATCCGCCCCCACACCCCAGTCACAGGCTATTATCGATGTTCTCCTCAATTCCGGCGATCCCATGCAGATCATGCTTGGACAGGCTATCATGGCAATCTTCATGGATCTGCCACCGGCCGATAACACCGTAACCATCGATCTGAACACAGGAAGCACTAATTAA
- a CDS encoding S-adenosylmethionine:tRNA ribosyltransferase-isomerase: MFDPKQITPETYNYHLPEDRIAKYPLHERDGSKLLVYQDGQVSHTFFRSIDTFLPSDSLVVLNETRVVHARLLFHKETGAKIEIFCLEPIHPAEDMQQAFSASSPVIWKCLVGNAKKWKSGLLKLSYPANRKELNLFARKMQSMGEAYHIEFSWDNQELTFSEVLQRAGMVPLPPYLNREAEDQDDSRYQTVFAKNEGSVAAPTAGLHITNEVIKKLEARNITFSKVTLHVSAGTFKPVSASSIAEHEMHSEKIQAEKHFLETMVKHGNKPVIAVGTTTLRTIESLYWLGFRYLREGKIDNFHIDQWEPYQHKPKLLPSRIEAYSGLLQYMNKEKTEQISASTQLIIVPGYRVQVADILITNFHMPKSTLLMLVAAFIGNEWKDAYEYALNNDFRFLSYGDGCLFFRK, from the coding sequence ATGTTTGATCCTAAGCAGATAACACCGGAAACATATAATTACCACCTTCCTGAAGACAGGATTGCAAAATATCCCTTGCACGAAAGAGACGGATCAAAACTACTGGTATACCAGGATGGGCAGGTCAGCCATACTTTTTTCCGCAGCATTGATACTTTTCTGCCTTCGGATTCGCTGGTTGTATTGAACGAAACCCGTGTTGTACATGCCCGGTTGTTATTTCATAAGGAAACCGGAGCGAAAATAGAGATTTTCTGTCTTGAGCCCATACATCCTGCTGAGGACATGCAACAAGCGTTTTCAGCTTCATCTCCTGTCATCTGGAAGTGTCTGGTTGGCAATGCAAAAAAGTGGAAATCAGGATTACTGAAATTATCCTACCCTGCAAACAGGAAGGAACTGAATCTTTTTGCCAGGAAGATGCAATCAATGGGGGAGGCTTATCATATTGAATTTTCCTGGGATAATCAGGAACTGACATTCAGCGAAGTACTTCAGCGTGCAGGGATGGTCCCCCTCCCACCCTACCTGAACCGTGAAGCAGAAGACCAGGATGACAGTCGTTATCAGACGGTTTTTGCGAAAAATGAAGGATCAGTGGCAGCACCAACCGCAGGTCTTCATATAACGAATGAGGTCATCAAAAAGCTTGAAGCCCGAAACATCACATTCTCAAAGGTTACCCTTCATGTAAGTGCGGGAACTTTCAAGCCGGTAAGTGCATCCAGCATTGCGGAACATGAAATGCATTCGGAAAAGATACAGGCAGAAAAGCATTTCCTGGAAACCATGGTAAAACATGGCAACAAACCGGTAATTGCCGTTGGAACCACTACTCTCAGAACCATAGAAAGCCTTTACTGGCTCGGCTTCAGGTATCTGCGCGAAGGGAAAATTGATAATTTTCACATCGACCAGTGGGAGCCCTACCAACACAAACCTAAACTGCTTCCTTCCCGAATAGAAGCATATTCAGGATTATTACAATACATGAATAAGGAAAAAACGGAACAAATCTCAGCCAGTACTCAACTTATTATTGTTCCAGGATACAGGGTGCAGGTAGCGGATATTCTGATCACCAATTTTCACATGCCCAAAAGTACGTTGCTGATGCTGGTTGCGGCTTTTATCGGTAATGAATGGAAAGATGCATATGAGTATGCATTAAATAACGATTTCAGATTTTTAAGCTATGGGGACGGGTGCCTGTTTTTCAGAAAATAG
- a CDS encoding T9SS type A sorting domain-containing protein, whose protein sequence is MKKLVCFFAIVLSGANLFSQSISPWVIASSGDFYSGEEISLSWTLGEPVTETFTSNEITLNQGFQQDFSTPFSVEEGTELTGSFIAYPNPVTDYLFISCDQEVGNASVSILNTHSQEVYHDHMDRQSKSFNVSHLSSGLYLLRLSNGHETTTLKIYKY, encoded by the coding sequence ATGAAAAAATTAGTTTGCTTCTTTGCCATTGTTCTATCCGGCGCCAATTTGTTTTCCCAGAGCATAAGTCCTTGGGTGATTGCTTCTTCCGGTGACTTCTATTCCGGGGAGGAAATATCCCTGTCATGGACTCTTGGAGAGCCGGTGACGGAAACTTTTACATCCAATGAAATTACTTTAAATCAAGGATTTCAGCAGGATTTCTCCACTCCGTTTTCTGTTGAGGAAGGTACGGAGCTTACCGGATCTTTTATTGCTTATCCCAATCCTGTTACAGACTATCTTTTCATAAGCTGTGATCAGGAGGTGGGAAATGCATCGGTCAGCATCCTGAACACTCATTCTCAGGAAGTTTATCATGACCACATGGACAGGCAGTCTAAGTCATTTAATGTCAGTCATTTGTCATCCGGTTTATACCTGCTCAGGCTCAGTAATGGTCATGAAACAACAACATTGAAGATTTATAAATATTAA